The region TTGGTCTCAGACTATCTTTGGAAATATGCCTTAGCAAATGATTCATTGCTGCTGTATAATTTTCTTTGGTGGAAGTTTTAATGATTACTTTTCAGtatttttgctttattattaattttttcaggaAATGGTCAAACAGCCAGCCGTTCACCTCTCATCACTTTCCAGGATGCTATTCGCCATTGCCAAACAGCGAGCTATCTTGAACAACATATGTCACACATAAAGCCCACTATCAAACACCGAGGCATGGCTGCTGTCATGCATAAATTGTTTGGCCCTCCAGGAATGAAAAGTAGTCTTCATTCAGAGCGCGACCTGATCTTTTCTCTTGCATTGTGCATGTTCAAGAATGATGAACCAGTGCACAATTATGTGCTTCAGACCATCTACAAAAAGTTAACGGGAACTAAGCTTGATTGTCCTCGGTTTGGCAATCATTGGGAGCTAATTGGTTTTCAAGGTATGGTaattacattttcatttttgctgttttccgtttcaaagataattgagTCTTctgtcttttccctttttatGACTTGCTCTCTCAGTTCCTATCTTGTATTATGGCATTACAGTTTCTTACAAtgtgataattaacaattagacccgtagccctttcgggctacagGGCAATAGCTCATGAGgcaaagccgaatgggctattgattcgtGGCCCATGGGAGCAAAGGGtctaattattgttttagtatcacccaactagtcggacagataAAAGCAAttataaattcagcaaaaaaaatatatttatttgagAATAAAACGAagtaaataggtttacaaaaccggtgaacttcgctactcgatgactattgctaatagacctatagtagcatagccaatcaaaatgcaggatttgcattagtccactagttgggtgatactaaagcGGAATAGGCAATTTATGAGGAAGCTGAAGCAATGACACATCGACGACAGCATGGccatctgaaaatgaaacccTGCGTGAATGCAGACCGTTTTTTATTATTCGAAGTCGTGTCCAGGGAAAATTGGTTTGAACGGTTACGAGATTTAtacgaaaaattaaaaattccatACAACTGCAAAGCAGGAGAATGTAAGGCTCTGgaatgaacaaaaataaaaactctctCGCGAGgtgtgcaaaactactgttcctcattgttaaatatatgaaTTTGTGGCGTTCTTGACACCCTCaacgtcgtggttgcttaaagTGTATATTCACGAAAAACGTATGTGTGATAAACAGttgaagaattaaaaattgtttgaaaatcttaaaaatttcttttttttttttcgttaaaatACTTGCGTTTTCGCTCACAAAGTCCCATTGTAAGCCGAAATTGGCATGTTTTCACTGTGAGAAAACAGGTAAATTTTTTTCGGAGAAAAATTCAGGTCTCAACCCATTTATTGCACGTATCAAGGCGgcggaaaacaaaatgaaaatttttgtgTCTTGCACACTTAAACCTCTCAATTAGTTCACAGTAGGATGGACAGGGCTGGGGGAAAACACCTTCCAAAATGTCACTCATTGTTTGAAATATCGGTTTTGAGCTTCCCAGCTCTGCAGGTAAGAAAGTGCTGTCATTTAACAGACTATTTCTTTCTAGGCCTCGATCCATCAACAGATCTACGTGGTTGTGGATTTCTTGGTTTGCTTACCACACTGTACCTCGTTACTGAGTATCGCGTGCATGGCCTTGCCCTCGAAATTTACAAACTCTCTCAGCATGAAACTCAGAACTTTCCATTTGCCATCATGTCAATCAACATCACACGAATTGCACTCCAGACTCTTAGAGAAGGAAAGCTCAATAAGTAAGTACAGTCGTTGCGAAatgtccccccccccccccaccccttcgagagtcatttgaaaacctctCTCTTTGCCAATGAAAGTGTCTTTTTCTCTCTCACttgaatagaccattttcatGATGGCGTCATATTACTACCAGGACCAGAATGTTGTTAGAGGCCTCTATTGTAAGGCTAATTTTTCCAATGGTCTCTTTATTACCACgggagaagacaaatttgaataagaaagcattttgacaaaGCATTCTGGTCTTGCTAGTAAAATGATTACTCGGAGAAAGGCAACAAAGAGGGGAACTGGGAACTGGCTTAGTCACCGTTTCCACTTAGTGCTCTCATATTGGTAGGAGCCTATTTGTTATTGATTTGAGGAATACAAACCATAAATTAAAAGTGTGTTGAATGCATACCTCCAAGTAGCTCTAAAACCCTTAACTTGCATTTGACAATCCATGCCGGGTGGTTTTGCATTGACTCCCCACTAGCACCCACAGCTTTTTGGGTCCCAGTAAGATGGCCGCCGCTGAAATCTTTTGGCTTCATCTTTTTCATAATAGAAGCTCGATGCAGTGattttttgagatcagtgtTACGCGCGAAAAGTTTGCGTGTAAGCTAATACACGTCATGGCCCTTCCATTTTCAGGGAATGCAATCGTCGGGATCaagtttttgctgttttcgtGGAGTTCTTCGTCGGCATTTACCATCACGTCTTTCAAATCTGGAAACATCAACACAAAACCATAAACGACTCAGGATTCGTGCTCAGGGAAGCTGAGAAGCTCGCTAAAAAGCGACCGCGTGAACTCTTAGGGAACTTGGAACGATTCCTGTCAAATCGCCAGAGTCTACCAAAGACAGACGAGGATAATTATGCCACGAAAACAAAGCCGGCAGAGATCTTGGATAAGTTCGCCGGAGTGTGTGATTTGAAGGTCGACGAGGAAGAAGAAGTGCATTTAGTGTAGTAACAAACGACAGAGTATATAACTTGAACGCGTTCATGAAAATGTTATAAATACCAGCAGTTTGCGCATGTCTGGATTTGTTATTTAATCACGTATTGAAAGTTACAGAAGGTATATTAAATGTTTTACGGAGCCAGCCCGGCAAATATTTCATGGGAGGGCGAGAGGACGGCACACAGATTTCATATAGTTCTGTGCCGAATATTcatgtttcttcttcttcttcctcctttTTCACTTCAACCAATCACGTGCACATCGAAGGTTGTGATTGGCGAATTTCCGAATTTCAATTGACTTTCTCCGTtgtcagtttgtttgtttgtttgttagtgTTTTCTCCCTCTAATTGTCATCATAATTTACATCGTTTCGCCGACACTCGCCACCTAAAATTTCATTAGCGCCAGTGGAAAACGTAAGCACTTGTCGAAAGCTGAATGTAAGGCTTCGTGCCTGATATGATCTATAAGGGCCTGGCAAAAGAGGACATTGTTGCGGACACATTGTTGCTCGTGATGTTTCCTGGGCGCGCAAAAACGCGGGACACAAAATGAATGTTGTGTTTCCATGCTGTGCAAACTGAGAAACATTTGTTGCGGCCACGAAAATCAGAAACACCTTTTGTGTCCGCAAAAAATGCTGCGCGCGCGTGCAAACGGGGAAACATTTGTGTCGGCAACGATGTGTCCTCGTTTGCCAGGGCCTTAAGGAGTATAAGGCGCAGTTCTAGGAAATCCCCAAATCATGCCGTCTGAGCGTTAGTCCTAGAAAGCGAAATGGGCCCacaaactctgaccagggtgggattctAACCCATGACCTTTGAATTGTGATCACCATTGTTCTACCGGCTGACTACAAGACCAGAGAAGGAGCAGGTCGTGGGTGCTAGAGATCTTATCGCACGGCataggtcgtgggttcgaatcccacccTGATGCCTGTTTCTCGAAGGTCCCGAGAACCTTTCGTGCCttaaaagccagttgtcaaagcGCAGTtcgcttgttttgaaaggcTGATATTTAAACATGTGattaatgtaaaaaaaaataagagggTTGCAAATTaagaagtttgatggcttagaaccttgGCGTTGCGAAGCTGTAATCGAAATTGTAGCACCCGAAATAGCCCCgcaaagtttcgggactttagAGAAACAGATCCTTGCtcagagtttttctttgcCCTCGTGTGGGCGCATTTCCCTTCCTAACGCTCGGATGGGATAATTTGGGAATTTCTCAGCACTGCAAAACCTTAGATCATTCTAGTATCAATGCTACACGGCGCACGTTTAATACGTACACCTTAATTATTTGTCCTCCTGATAGTCTGTcaattttcctttactgtcAATAAAGTTTCCTGAGGAGAAAGAACCAACTCGCACGCTCAGATAGATTTCCTTATATTCGTTTAATTTAATTCTGCGTTGACTTAATACAATTTTGCCATAAACCAAAAGAATTTTGCGTTGAATTCAGATAATTTTGCGTTAAGTCATAGAGCCTTGCGTTAACTTTCAGTTTGTTACTCTGTGTCAGCAATTCTAAGATACTGCAATGTTGTGTTATAGTCAAAAGTATCAAAACACCAATCGGTTGCGAAAAAAAGCTGTCGATACCGGTTGAAACGATGCTTCCTGGCAAATCAATctaaaaatttccactaagaGCCAATGTCGCGTACCCGGGTTGGGGTACTGACTTCAAAAGCGCCGCAAAACGGAGGCGCAACCAGCGATTGGTCAACTGCAGCGCCGAGATCAACTCAAAGCATTAAAGGTCCACAAGTAAGTGAGAAGAAAACGCTGACGTTGTGATGACATCCGCAAGTAGATAGACTGGGTAAGAAAAGAACGATAGGCCATTAGCCTCGTGTAACGAAAATTTCACATAGCGAAAAGAATTTACTCATTGGTCACATAATTAAGGCTCACAGTTTCTGTCGTAGTACTTCAGCCTACTTTAGATATATTAACATAAAGAATGCGCTTTATGAATGCGATATTTTGCATCCTGGGCTCATACGACGACAATTCTTCTCTCAAGCCCTCGTACTTGGACCAGAAGTTCGACTCAAAAAGGAGACGTGTCTGGAGAGTGGAAATTCCATGGTGATACTCATCATGGTCCCTTGAGCCTTGTTGTCCTACATCAAAGAAACGACGACGAGAAGTGTGTCGTGTACGAGACACATTCAGTCCCACCTTAAAGGAATGGGACCTCCAGAACTTGAGTCGAACTTGTAGTTGTTCCTTAATCAAAAGttccttcattttcatttattaGCAGCAGCAACTTTTCTAAGCGCATTTATTTccgttttctgtttttccaaCTGGTGGATACTGTGATCTAATTTATCTTTCACCCACTCCTGTACAACAAATTCATTGAAAACTGGAGATAAAACTGATTGTGCCTCGTTCCGTAGCGTTGTAAAAATATTCAACGCCCTAAAAAGGGAAAGTAAACGAAAACAGTCAACTCATgcaaagggaaattttcctaaaatgtttcattacaatcggatcATATTGATCAACTTCTTGCACTATGTTTTCATTTATTATACAAACGGGAGTACTTTATAGGGACTTTAACTACTGAGAAAAACTGTATcaacacacgtgaaaaattacgataatttttcacgCGTGTTTGAGATAACCAGTTCGCTACGCTCTCTCGTGAGATATCCAGTTGgacactcgaagagaaattccatatcccCGCGCACCCATGTATTATCTCTGTTTCCACAACTTTTACAATCATGGCAATTATTTCAAGTGGTGCTTCCAAAGAGTGGCTTTTCTTCCACTAAATGCAGACCCACTCGGAGTGCAGCAGAAACTTTGGTGTTCACGGAGAAGGAAAAACCTCACGATGGGCAGAATAAAGAACTAACTGAAGTATTTCTAGAGATGTTAGTGCGAAGTCATCATGATTTCAATACAAAACTTCCACAGCAAAGCGATATCAAAAAGGCGGACTGATCCGCTGAGAAAAACACACATGACTTACCCTTCTCTTCCCGACAGCGCCTTTCGGATATCGATCACAGATTATCTTTAGAAGAGTAGGTCAGCGACATTTCCCAGTTTGTTCTCAAAAGGGCAGTAGCCTCACCCACCCCTAGATGAATGATATTTCTAAATACTTACCCACCACCACGCGTGGTATAACAAAGAATTTCCAACCTCTTTTGACTCAAATAAGGCATCATATTGTGTCCGATCCCTTTGAAATATTGACATCTGATGCCGGAATTTTGATCAGGACACATTATATTGCTTACTTGAGTTATCATACCCCATTACAAACTTAATAGTTCTCCGTCCTTCGGACTTCCCACTAAAAGTGCTAATAAATGCGATCCTTACATAAAACTTCTGTTAAAAGCGCTCTCCACTTGATAATAACTCAAAAACTTGCTCTGAACTTGACGTTCTTGCAACCAGCCTTGTTCACTtggcaaaaggaaaaaaatgacaaaagtgAAACCAGAAGAAATGATACGTGTTAATCgtgttcgtttgtttgttttactctcgatttattttctttttcttcccaaAAATACTACATCGTTTGCGGTACTCCGAGTACAAGTTTGACTTACATATTCTGAACTCCGCGGGCGAGATAAATGCCTTTCTCCAATTGGCCAACcattttgaagatttcatGACCTGGAAAGTTGCCGTCCGGTGGGTGATACCTAGAAAAACCATGCATCAAACACAAGGGAATTTTCTTACAGAACAGGGGTCGATGAGTAGTCGACAAAATGAGGTAGAGAATAGGGAGTCGCCCTTTCGGCTACTTAGTGACCGTGATCGTCATCGTCGTGATCGTCATCGTGATCGGGATCGTCACCATTatcaatatcatcatcatcatcatcgctCACCGTTCAGGAAATCTGTTCACGGTAAGCTGAAATGCCTCTGGGAGACCAAGTTCTTCGGCAATCGATTTTATGATGTCTTTGTCCATATATCCTGCATTGCAAAGGAAATTACACTTGAACACTAACCTTAACTCGTATCATTTCGAGGTCAGCTATCTCCATTCAGATAGCACATTACAGTCAACACAACATATCGTCATCGCACGGAAAACTAATTCAGGGATTTGATTAGCAAAGATTGAAAActggtttattgtttttccaCCGTGGTTATTGCGTACATGTCAAGAAAGATAGCAGAGATTTAGTCGGTATAAGTGACCCCGCGGTGAAAAATGAATTcggatattaattttttaattatcagTTAGTATTGAGAAGATTGCAAGGAGAACCAAATCGCGGAAAGTTAAATAAGCCATTGTCGAGTTCACTTCAACCTCTATTTCAAGGCGAGTCAAAGAGCGAATCTTTGTTATGAACAACAGTTTTCATTCTCATTGAAAGTAGTCTCGTTTTGAAAAAGAGAGTGAGCGGAACTCGGTATACTGGACCATTTCCAGGGAGCCacgcaaatttaattttcgcGTACAGACTACCCAACACCTTTGATAATACCCAACAAGGGATATTTCCATTTTAAATACTGAGAGAAACTTACCATTACTCAACGCCTGTAGGCAGTACGCGAGTGACGGAAGGGCAGCTGGTAAGAGTTCACAAAGGGTTGCGTAATGATCATACCTGAAGTTaatttttgaggaaaaaatgtttatcacaGTGTTTCATTCGTAACGCAAGCAAGAGACCATAATGCAAACAGGGAATTAGATGAAGACCGCCAAACCGgccgaagaaaaaaaaaactacaaagaCGAGGCAATGTATTCACCACTCAACCACTGATGGCCAGAGCACCTGTAGAGATTCGAGACAGAGTGGACAAACTATTGTAatgaaagacaacaaaactGATCGACTACTTGGAAGATTACAGATGACCAAATTCCACGTCGCGCGTTTAGGCAAAAGCGTTTACACTATAACGCAGGCGCAGTATAACACAAAGGCTGAAGAGAGGGTATCGTAGGTGCAGTCAATTCAAACTTTTTTGGGCGCTCGTTGATGGTTCTAAGGATTGTTTTCGTTGCTAGTTTTAACTGCGCTCTAAATCACAAGCGCTGCAATCATGCTCATCGAATCGCAAGAAAGAGAAGCTGAAATTTAACAAAGCTGAACTCTCCGAGAAGGATTTCGTGGAATCCAAATGGAAACTAACATTACCTGCTCCAACCCGTTAGAGCAATACCAGTCATTTTTAGGGAGTCTGGTAGTTTATCAATGATGTCCAACCAGTTTAGATTATTCTGTACGTGGAAACCAACAGGAACAAAGTTGCTCCATGGATCTGTTGCGCCTTGGGAAGAAAAACACGatacaaagcaaatgaaaacatcGTCTGGGTTTTCTTGTAACAAAGAGTTtccatttgaattttaaaaaaaagaatgaaaatttcacggaATCAAATTTGGTAAACATATGCATGAGATTTCGTAATCCAACGCAACACCTCCGGGTGTCCTCCCTAGTTAAAGGAATTACAACAAGGAATTTGTCAAGCTGCTTTCATTCAAAAATCATAATCACAAGCCATCCCAAGCACTTTCACGAGTTACGTCGCAAATCAGTgttaaaaaaagtttgaaaaaagatGAAGCAAGTACTGAACTGTGGAAATTAagaattaagaaaaacaacgGGTTTGCTTGTAATTACCTTTAAACGCACTTGCAGCCCAAATGTTGTTAAAAGCTTTTCCATATCGGTCCCACATCCCTAAAGCAAgggaaaatattctccacttgagagagaaaaaagtTTCCGAAACGTTGTCTGCCTCATCTAACACCACAGCTCTCTTGATATTCAAACAAAGAGaggtattgttttaatttccaaTAAGCGCCTGGCTGTAATTTTAATAGCAATAGTTAACCTAACGAGGAATATCCCTTTTCATTCGCGTTGCAGCACcccttagaaaaaaaaattggtggTTATATAATGACAATGTTCCACGCACCACGTGCCGACATGCTTGTAACTACGCTTCACCGCACGTGTAACAAGACAGCATGCACGTGAAACCAAAATCAGGTTACGAACTGCAAGAAATGCCAGATCAGGCTTGAGAGGAAACTTTGTtagaaaaatagccaaaattgacAACATACCTGATGGAAAATAGCCCGAGAGATCGGACGTGTAGGCCCACACCATGGGTTCAACAAAACTCCCAAGCTCTGCgaaattaaaatacacagAACACGCTACCTTAGCAAAAGAAGTGTCAGAATTTTTCctttgacaaaaatttatACATGACTTGACAAAAACGGCTACATGAAAATGCCATCGTTGCAATTTTGACGACAATTTGCGCAACAAAAGTAAATCTTGAATTTTCTGAATTTGAATACAGAAAGTTTTGGACAATCGGACgagtagagttttctatccGAATattgcatctcattagtgACATGAATACAGTTGAATCCCGATTTCTCGAACCCTTGGTTTCCCTAATCTCCCGATATCTCGCACCAAACCTTGTTTCTATTGCATTTGCTTCACTCAAGCTCTATTTCTCGAACCCGTGATTTCTCGAAACTTCCGATAACTCAAACCACTTTCAGCTCCCGTGGGGCAGATTGACCCCCCGACATCTCGAACCTGCGAACATTTCGAAACTACTTAGTGTGGATGTCAATTACATTCACACCTTTAAGGTGGCTCTTTATActatttttcaaaggtttgAATATCATATGTGCGTAAATCTTTCTATTCTTGCTCTTTTCTAATTAGATGAAGTAAGCATTCCGCTCTGAAGTGCTTTCACGCAAGTATGGCAACAAATCGCTTCTCTTCTCTCGTCAtgatattttctccacgaatatggtaagaacgtGAGTTCtagggtagctgcgcatgcgctaacaaaataccaaagcaacagtacctctggacgtggtgccagagcgtcgtaccgaacgatgctccccgagatttcggcccggaggtcgcttttggagccaagtttcagatacctgtcgccaggcagggagggagagaaatgtcggcccctggaccatacgtgacagatccctttcgtcAACTCAGCTCGATTGATAATTGGTAGTAATACCcatatatacaacagcattctagttatttcctccatgtggtaagttcaagtgtgtcttgcTGTGGTACATATTTAAcgactgcgcatgcgctcttgcagaaacaccATTAAAAATGATTCAGAGCGAttgtcttgtgtttttccatatggtacACGCTGGTGCCAATCTCGACTCCAGAGAAACAGgcgtctttctcattggttttcgcgaggaacaaagaacacgcacgtgattggctcattcaaattaaaagtttgcttaacGCTTTTCTCTGCGAGCGCCGCCAATTACAAATATGCGAGGAAGGAAaatctttttgcttttagaaaatttggttattaatttaaacggaattaaaagatcccgaaacaccgaagaaatcgtgtaacgtggattaataaaagaatttgccgTTGCTGCGCTTCTCTATTCCAGGCTTGCTGCGTTGCGATCAATAATTTCGGAACGCTCGAGATAAAGGGGAACCTTGCtgaaaagctgaaacaaattggacaaatCGAAGTAACTCCGGATTGTGAATAAATTCCTACATCGATTTCGATGATGTCTCGCAAAGACTTCAATTTGTATCGAATCTACTTGTACCAAAACGACCGTAAACCCCTTGAATAGAAGGAATAGATTGCCTGGCCAAACTTTCAACTGGGCCCGAAAAAAGCGTAGCGTGAAAAGCTTTCGAACTCCCGCAATGGACTACTCATATTGCGTCAGTGAGTTTCA is a window of Acropora palmata chromosome 11, jaAcrPala1.3, whole genome shotgun sequence DNA encoding:
- the LOC141897304 gene encoding ELMO domain-containing protein 3-like, producing the protein MSVTKPKADVDDLEVEAEKAFQRASVQQKQREDDFDFEFEGAFQSPTSFPENSMTIKSGNCVSKPLSEGQSASNGPFKLPVKTEGLPSSLPSSQGSSESEINRYSPKAEVSSDQGIRSVSPTSDRDVRSGKRRRRSDKDNIPPGIRKLPSPPTTLEQAQMEWDLVETVQPGNGQTASRSPLITFQDAIRHCQTASYLEQHMSHIKPTIKHRGMAAVMHKLFGPPGMKSSLHSERDLIFSLALCMFKNDEPVHNYVLQTIYKKLTGTKLDCPRFGNHWELIGFQGLDPSTDLRGCGFLGLLTTLYLVTEYRVHGLALEIYKLSQHETQNFPFAIMSINITRIALQTLREGKLNKECNRRDQVFAVFVEFFVGIYHHVFQIWKHQHKTINDSGFVLREAEKLAKKRPRELLGNLERFLSNRQSLPKTDEDNYATKTKPAEILDKFAGVCDLKVDEEEEVHLV